The window CAATGCCTTTGGAGCGCAGAAATTCTAAAGGCTTCAGCAGCTCATCCTGCGCCACACCCGCATTTGAAGTAATGAATAATGCTTTCTTCGCCATGTGCTGATCCTTTTAAAGAGGCTGCTTTATTTCACCTTAGCAAGCGCTTTTCAGCCTGTATGTCGTGATTTGGCGCAAAACTGTAAGAAAATTTCTCAGCCGCTTGGCCGCATATTCAGGCCGGCGGGAGGCTGCGCCGCCTGCATTAACCCGCTGTTTGACTGCAGAGGCTCTGCAGGCGGAAATAGCTCAGGCTTAGATTTCCTGATTGGTATCACAGGCTTTGAGCTGCGGCCATGAACTGCCTGAATGCGGACTGAATCAATGCCGGATACGGAAAAGCCCCGTCATCCTGACAGGGCTTTTCCGATATTCCGCAGTTTAGGCATAACTCCTGTTGCGCCTCACATCCTGATGCAAAAACTTTATTCTTCTTGTTTTCATGTTTTGGAAACATCCTGTTCCCTGATGTCTTGTAGATTAGGCTGCATTGCATGCCCTGCATAGCGGTGAATTTCCGCATCTGCTGTAAGCCGTGGCCTACAGCAGGCAGGGCGCTGGATCTTAAACCGCGCCTGGAATTCTGCATGGCGCTCGATGCGAACCGGAAAATGTCAGCGAAATCAGCAGCAATTCAATCTGCAGTCTGGATGCCCGTCCGGATTTTCAAGACTGGCGGATGCTTTAGAATGCCGCTTTTACCCCCACTTGACCTTGATAGCTGTCGGAATGATCAGAGATTCCTGCAACATCCGCAAAAATATTCCATTGGCCGTTTTTGTGAGTATAGTTGAAGCTCAAGCCATAAATTGCGTAGTCGCTTTGGCTGGTTTCGACTTGATACGTGGATTTTGCTCCTGCGGCAAGATTGGACTCTATCTGCACTTCTGGCTTGCCGGAACCGGCCTTGTTGGCATATTCAGCAAAGCCGCCCACGGCAACACCGTTTCCAAGCGCTGCATCTAAACGCAAGCCGGCATGATATTTCGCTTCATGCGCATCAACATCACTTACAGTTAAGCCATACAGGTTATCTTCTTTAACGCCATCCAGCTTGAGGTAATTGTAGCTTGCACCCAAATATGGCTTGAGGTTAAGGCCCGAGCTGCTGAGCTGCTGAGCTGCTGAGCTGCAAGCCTGCTTCGCCATATACGCCGCTTTGCAGCAGGTCACTGGATGATTTAACCGTCTGAAATTTATTTCCATCAAACACCTGGCGGGTGAATTTTCCATCACCGGCGCCTATATGCGCATGGCCGGACAGATACATCAAGCCATGATCAGTCCAGGTGCCATATAAGCCCAAGGTATTCAGATCAAGGTCATTGGAACTTTGAGCCGCAGAGTAATCAGATGATTCTTTATAAAATGAAGTATATAGGCCAACAGCTGCGTTATCCGAAATCGGCGCATCTGCGCCCAGAGAAACGCTGTTTGTTTCAGATTTAACCGTGTCCAGGCCAGGAATTTCGGTCTCTTTCTTCATTTCAGCATAGCTTACCCAGGCGCCGCCTTTAATGCTGCCATTCAGGGCGTGCGATCTGCGCGCAATCTGCGAATTGGCCAAAGACTGGTTTTGAAGAATAACTGCCGGCGTGGCGGCAAAGACTGCGCCATTGCCTGAATTTAATACCGCTTGCGCTTCGCTTGCAGTTGTCAGCGCCTGCAGCCCGCCTGCATACTGCACTAACGCGCTGTCAGTATGCCCTGACTGGTATTGCGCTTCAGCCTGAGCAAGCAGATGATTCAGAACCTCGCCCGATGCATGAGTCACTGCGCTTGAATTTGTGCCTGCCGCAGTTGCGTCTGCGTGATCAACGCCGACTTTTACTTCATTCGTTCCGTATGCAATGCCTGTGGTCTTTAAAAAAGCGCCATTTTTAACACTGCTAAAGCGGCCGGCAACGCCGCCGCCGGCATTTAAAACCAAATGCTCGCCTTTTGATACATATTTGCTGTCCGACGCAATAACCGACAAGGCGCCGTCTAAGCCGGCTTTCCCTGCAATATCCAAGTGCTTATTCAGCGTGTACTGCAATGTGCCGGTGCTTGCTTGCGTGTAATCGCCGCCAATTTTAAATGGGCCATAGCCGGTTGAAAGAATACCGCTATTGCTTACATTTTTCCCGGCAGCGCCACCGCCTGCCAAATAGCCATTCTCGCCAATATTAACATTTCCCGCGACAGAACCCGTGATCACCAGCTTGCCCTGCACGACATCCGTTGCGCCCGTGTATGCATTATTGCCGGATAAGACTAGAGTGCCTAAGCCGGATTTCTCCAGTCCCGCATCGCCAATGATGTCGTTTGAAAAAACATACATCGGTTTTGAATTATCAACATCGGCTTTGAAAGCGTTGCCAAAAATTCTCCAAAATGCGGCAGGCCCTTTGACCGCCTGTTCAGCATCCAAAATGCCCCAGCCAAAGCGGTCATTGAACAGTTTTGAACCTGAGCCGTCATCAATATAGTCAGCAGTCGTTAAAATGGTTTGGCGGACTTGATCATTGCTTAGCCATGGGTATTTGCTCCAGACTAGAGCTGCCGCAGCTGTAACCGTTGGAGCTGCGCCGGATGTTCCGCCAAAAAGCTGATTGCCTTGATCTGAATCATAATAAGGGCCATTCACATAGTCAGAGGCTAAGCACCAGCGGGAAGCCGAATGGCCGCAGGCATTTGAACCTGTCCTGTTCGCTGAATAGTAATACAGATCAGTATGCGCTTCATCTAAGCCGACAACCGTTAAAAAGCCTTGCTCCAAACTGTCTACATAGGATGGCATTTGCGATATGTCGCTTGAAGCCAGCTTAGCTTCATTGCCCGCAGCAACGACAATCAGCCCGCCATTTTCAACAACTTCTGAAGCAAATTGCTGGGATAATGGATCTACTAGCCCATCTTCTGTATTTCCCCATGAGCCATTAAACAATTGAACGCCGAATTTTTCCTGCAGGTGGCGCATTGCTTCAAAATTCACATGAGCATAAGAGTTGCCAGCAGCATTAATTGTCGTTTGAGCTGCGTAAATATCCGCAATCCCCAATGCGCCGCCCGCTGTTGAACCCTTTGCTGTATTGCCTGCAATCACTTGGCTAACGAAAGTTCCGTGATGGCTTGCAGCCATTTCCTGCGCGGCAGCATCTGCCGATGAGATATCTGTAACCTTTGAAGGCGCGCCGGAAACATAATCAAATTTCAGCACTTTTGATACTGAATCGCTAATAGTTGCATTGTGGGTATTCGCGCCGGAATCAATCACGCCTACTTTTACTTTTGCCGCTGGCCCTTGATCAACAACAGCCGGATCAGGAGCCGCTGCTGCAGTGCCGTCATTGCCTGTACCGCCATTTCCAGTCCCCGGGTTTGCTGGAGGCGCAGAAACATCAGGGCCGGATGAAGATCCGCCGCCGCCGCAGCCTGCAAGCGCCAGACTGACCGCTATTGCCAGTACTGATGGCGCTGATTTATTTATATTCACTTTTAAATCCTAATAAGTATTTTTAATGAAACTGATCTGTTTCTAAGCAGTTTTATATTGATCTGCATTAATGCGCATTGAGCAAATATTTAGATAAGTTATCCCCACATTAAACTATCTTTTAAGTTTATGGATTTCAATAATTTTTAGTTACAAAATGGCGGTTACCCAGCAGCAGATTGCCGGGCCGCTGAATTCAGCATGATTTATAGATTAGATAGCAGAGGAAGGAACGGTGCAGAGATGATCCGGTGCATGCCTGATGTTTTGCGCCTGGCTGCTGTGCGGCGGAATAAATCCGCCGGCCAGAAAAAGGCCCTGGCATCCAGCCAGGGCCTTTTCGAATTCATTCTAAGGGCATGATGAAGATCATGCATTCGGCTTCCCGCCGATCTCATTTTTTCTTTTTATTGCAAGACATCCTGTCTTTGATGATTTAAAAATATACCTATCCTGAAGCGGGAAAAAGCCATTTTGTCTGCATTCAATGTAAGCCAATGCCGACAGCGGTGAGGCATTGCGCAAGGAAAATGGCGCAGCCGGAAAGCAGGGGAAGCTTAAGCGTGAAAAAGCCCCGGCATCCTGCCAGGGCTTTTTCAGATTCATTCCAGCGGTATAGCTCCTGCCGTACCGTGCGCATCCAGCGCCTGCAAGCTTATGATTATTGTTTTGCGCTTTTGAGGCATCCTGCCTCGGTATGGCCCAATATTAAGGCGGTTCCGCACAGCTGAACAGCGGCGATTCTCCGCATGTGCTGTAAGCCAAGGATTACATTTTACCGGGCATATTTAATCAGCTTCTTGAGGGCCGCCTGCAGGCCCTTTTCATCAAAGGAATTCGGCTCAAACTGTTCAGCCGAATTGCGCGAGAAAATATCGCGGATTTCCAGCACGGCATTGCTGTCCACCAGCCCCAGCTGCGTCGCCACTTGGCGGATCTGGTCAATGGAGCGCGAACCGTTGGTTGCGCCGTAGCCGATATAGGCTGCCGGCTTGCCGGCCCATTCCTTGCCGATATAGTCCAGCGCATTTTTTAAAGCCGGGCTGTAGCCGTGATTGTATTCGGGGCTGATGAAGATAATCGCGTCTGCCTGCGCAATTTTGTCCGCCCACTGCTGCTGCTTGGGCTGATCATAGATGCCGGTGGCTGGCGGATGCGCGCCGGCAAAAAAGGGCAAGTTCCATTCTTTCAGGTCGACAATTTCAGGCTGAATGCCGGCATAGCCATAGCCGGCAATGGCGCTGCTGACCCAGCGGGCGACTTTAATGGCGATGCGGCCTTCGCGGACGCTGCCGACAATAATATAGATCTGCATGGCTTTCCTTATCGGTTTATTTTTATGGGGCTGCATTCAAATTATTATGTTTGCTGCGCGCTGCCAAGGGCGGAATTGTATCCGCCCGGCGGATGCCTGCGATGCGCAGGCATGAAAAAAGCTCCCGGAGGAGCTTTGATCAAGAGGCGCTGCGGCCGCCTTACATCAGTTTTACGCCCTGCTGGCCGGCAGGGGTAACTTTAAAGATTTCCACTTCAAAAGTGATGTTCTTGCCCGCCAGCGGATGGTTGAAATCCACTTCGGTGATGTCATCGCCAACGGATTTCACCACGCCGTACAGGCTTTGCTTGGCTTTGTCTTCAAACTCAATCATGTGGCCTTCGGCCGGGCGCTGTTCAAACTTAACCGTGTCAAATTTCTGCACATTTTCCGGGTTCCACGGGCCAAATGCATCTTCAGGCGGCAGGCTGACGGTGCGGCGGTCGCCGGCGCGCAGGCCAAACAGGGCTTTTTCAAAGCCCGGCAGCAGGCTGCCGTCACCCATCACCAGGCTGACCGGCTCTGCGCGGCTGCGGGTGTTGTCAATTTCTGCGCCGTTTTCAATCGCCACAGAAAAATGCAGCTCCACTTTCGCGCCGTCGGCGATGCGGGTTTCTTCATTCGGATTCATAAATTCAGTCATTTTGCGCTTCCGCACGCTGGATACGCTGCTTTTCTAAAAAGAAGGTATCAATTAACAGTAAGATGGTGCCTAAAGTGATGGCGCTGTCTGCAATATTGAATGCCGGGAAATGGTGATTCTGATAGTAGACATGAATAAAATCGACCACGTAGCCTAAGCTGACCCGGTCAATTAAATTGCCGATGGCGCCGCCTAAAATCAGCGCGACCGCAAGCGGCAGCACCTTGATCTGCTTGGGCATGCGCATCAGCCAGAAGACAAAAATCACAGACACCAGGCCGGCAAGCGAGGTGAAGAAATAGCGCTGCCATCCGCCGGCATCGGACAGGAAGCTGAAGGCTGCGCCATAGTTGTGCAGCAGCGTCCAGTTTAAAAAGGGCAGCACAGGCACAGGATCTGCATAGTTCAGATGCGTGCTGGCAATCCATTTGGTCCACTGATCCAGAATAATCGCGGCAATGGACAGGCCGACCCACACTAAATTGTGCGGATAGAACTGGAACAAGCCCTTTTTATGTTGCGGATTAGGCATATTTCCTCTCTTCGCCTTGACCTGTAGGAAGGTTGATAATACAGCGCGCGCACAGGCCTGGATGTGCGAGATGTGTATTCACATCCGGCAGCACATGCCAGCAGCGCGCGCATTTCTCACCGTCAGCTGCCGACACTTTCACCCGCAGGCCTTCAAGGTCAGAGGCTTCACCCTGCGCGCCGTCAAAGTCATTGACCAGCACTTGCGAGGTAATCAGCACAAAGCGCAGCTCATCGCCGAGCTGGTCCAGCACGGCTTTCAGTTCCGCATTGGCCCACAGTTCGACTTTGGCGGACAGGTTTGAGCCGACCAGTTTCGAGCTGCGCGCCGCTTCAATATGCTTGTTGGCTGCCGATTTCACCGCAATCAGGGTTTGCCAGTCGGCTTCTGAAATCAGGTTGGCGGTTGACGCTGCTGGAATATCATACCATTCCGCAGTGAACACGTATTTCCCGGCCTGTTCCGGAATCAGCGGCCAGGCTTCCTGTGCGGTAAAGCTTAGGATAGGCGCCATCCAGCGCACGAAGGCCTGCACCAGGTGATACAGCGCGGTCTGCGCGGAGTGGCGCGCCTGCGAATCGGCTTTGGTGGTGTACTGGCGGTCTTTGATGATGTCGAGATAGAAGCCGCCGAGGTCATTGATGCAGAAGTTGGTCAGCGCATTGGTGACGATATGGAAATTCATATCTTCATAGGCCTGCTGAATGGTTTTCTGCACCTCAGCCGCGCGCTGCAGGATGTACTGATCCAGCGCAATCAGCTGGTCTGCAGGCAGGGCGTCTGCAGACGGCTTAAAGCCGTTCAGGTTGGCCAGCAGGAAGCGCAGCGTGTTGCGGATGCGGCGGTAGCCGTCAGACGCGCGGCTGAAGATTTCCTTGCCGGCGGTCATTTCATAGCGGTAATCCGCAGAGGCAATCCAGAAGCGCAGGCCGTCGGCGCCCATATCCTTGATGATGTCCTGCGGCGTAATGATGTTGCCCAGGGACTTCGACATTTTGCGGCCTTTTTCATCCACCACAAAGCCGTGCGTCAGCAGGCCTTTATAAGGCGCGCGCTCATTGATGGCGATGGAAGTCAGCAGGGACGACTGGAACCAGCCGCGGTGCTGGTCTGAGCCTTCAAGGTAAAGGTCAGCCGGATCGGTCAGCTCTTCACGCTCGCGCAGCACGGCATAATGGGTCGTGCCGGAATCAAACCATACATCCAGGGTGTCGCGCACCGCATTGTAGTGCTCGGCATCGGCGCCGATGAATTCGCTTGCGTCGCGGTTATACCAGCCGTCAATGCCTTCCTGCTCAATCAGCTTGGCTACTTCTTCAATCAGCTCCGGCGTGCGCGGATGCAGTTCATTGGTGTCTTTGTGCACAAAGAAGGGGATCGGCACGCCCCAGGTGCGCTGGCGTGAAATGCACCAGTCTGGGCGGCCTTCAATCATTGACTGGATGCGGTTCTTGCCCCAGTCCGGCACAAAGCTGATTTCATTTTCAATCGCATTCAATGCATTCTGGCGCAGGCCTTGGGCATCCATGCTGATGAACCACTGCGGCGTTGCGCGGAAGATGATTGGCGTTTTATGGCGCCAGCAGTGCGGGTAGCTGTGCTTGATCGGGTGATGCGCCCACAGCTTGCCGGATTCGGCTAAAGCCGCAATGATTTGCGGATTGGCTTTGTAGATGTGCTCGCCGGCAAACAGCGGCGATGTCGGCAGGTAAACGCCGTTGCCGCCGACAGGATTGTCAACTTTTAGGTTGTACTGCAGGCCGACTTTATAGTCGTCCACGCCGTGGCCCGGCGCAGTATGCACGGCGCCTGTGCCGCTGGCCGCGGTGACATGCTCGCCCAGAATCACCGGCACTTGGCGTTCGGCAATTAATGGATGCTGCAGCACAAGGTTTTCCAGTTTGGCGCCGGCAAATTCCGCAAGCACTTCAACCGAGCTGAAGCCGTAGCGCTCGGCTGCCGATTCAGCCAGGTCTTTGGCCAGAATGAAGTTCTGCGCGGCTTTTTCTTCACCGCGGGCTTTGACTAACTGATATTCAATTTCGGCATGCAGCGCCACCGCCTGGTTGGCCGGCAGCGTCCAAGGCGTGGTGGTCCAGATCACGATATCCGTTGCATCTTTCACTTCTACGCCTAAGCGCGCAGACAAGTCCGCAAGGTCTGCAACAGTGAAGCCGGCGTCAATCGCGTCAGATTTTTTGTCTTCATATTCCACTTCAGCTTCGGCCAGCGCAGAGCCGCAGTCCAGGCACCAGTTGACTGGCTTAAGCCCCGGCTCAATGTGGCCGGCTTTGGCGATTGCGCCAAGAGAGCGCACAATGTCCGCTTCCTGCTTGAAGTTCATGGTCAGGTAAGGATTGTCCCAGTCGCCGAACACGCCCATGCGCACGAAGTCTTTCTTCTGCAGCTCAACCTGCGTATAGGCGTATTCGCGGCAGGCTTTGCGGAACGCCGAGGCATCAACTTTTACGCCGACCTTGCCGACTTTTTCTTCTACTTTCAGCTCAATCGGCAGGCCGTGGCAGTCCCAGCCCGGCACATAAGGCGCGTCAAAGCCGTCCATGACGCGGCTTTTGATGATGATGTCTTTTAAGACCTTATTGACCGCATGGCCCAGATGGATTTGGCCGTTGGCGTAGGGAGGGCCGTCATGCAGCACATATTTTTTCTTGCCAATGCGCGATGCGCGAATCTGCTGATAAATGTTGTCGGCATACCACTCTTCCAGCCATTTCGCTTCACGCACTGCAAGATTCGCCTTCATGGCGAATTCAGTACCGGGCAGGTTCAGTGTGGCTTTATAATCCACTGCATTTTCAGAAGTTTGCTTATCGCTCATGCAAGTTGTCATCCAATATTATCAGCGCTTTTGCTGACACGTTTTACAAGAAAAATTCGGTTAAAAAGGGAACTGCGGGGTGCGGCTGCGGAACTCCAGCAGCTGCGCAACATCATCATCAATTCCCGCTTTCAGCGCGTCAAGCGAAGGGTAGTTCTTTTCGCCGTGCAAATAGCTTAAGAACGTGACCCGCATTAACAAGCCATACAGATTAGCAGAAACATCCGGAAAGTGTACTTCTAATCGCCATTCGGGATGCGCCTGCCGGATCGCCGGCCGCGTGCCGACATGGCCGGCGCCGAACAGCGAAGACGGCTGATAGCCGGCAATGCCCGGCTGCGCAGGGTTGCCGGCGGCGGCTTTATCGCTTAAAGATGCGGTTTCGCACATGACTTCGACGCCGTAAATGCCGTGCAGGCAGGGCCTGTGGCGGCTCAGGCGCACATTGATGGTTGGGAAATTGATGGTGCGGCCAATCTGATCGCCGTACTGCACGCGGCCGGTGATGCTGTAGGGGCGGCCCAGCAGCTTCGCGGCGAGGGCCAGGTCGCCGGCCTGCAGCGTCTGGCGGATGCGGGTCGAGCTGACGCGCCCGCCGTCAATTTCCACGGTATGCAGGTTGGCGACTTCAAAGCCGTACTGGCGCAGGAATTCACTGTTGCCTTGGCGGTTTTTGCCGAAATGAAAGTCATCGCCTAATACCAGGCTGAATGCATTCAGTTTGTTTTTGAGCAGCCCGGCAAATTCTTCTGCGCTTAGGCTGCGGAAATAGTTGTCAAATTTAGCGACTGCAATGTAGTCTACGCCCAGTTCCGCCAGATATTCGACTTTTTCGCGCAGCGAGCTGATGCGCGGCGGCGCGTCATAGCCTTTAAAAAATTCCAAGGGCTGCGGCTCAAAAATCATCACCAGCGTTTTGGCCTGCTTTTCCTCAGCAATGCGCTTCAGCTGGGCAATCATCGCCTGATGGCCCAAATGCACGCCGTCAAAATTGCCGATGGTGGCTACAGTTTTGGGCAGCTGGAAATCAGGCGCTAAAGCATTCAGGCGGAGCAGCTTCATGGGCGAATCAATGCATTGAAAATTGGTCAGGGCTATATATTGCCATAATCTCACAGTTTCGTCTTGCTGTTGTGTTTTCACTCAATATTTTTATAAAATTAGCCCGCTTTTATATCAGTAAAATATATTTTAAAAATAAATATAAATCAGTTTTTCTTATTAATAATTCTGGATAGAATGCCCTTAACCCTCTGGATGAGCATTCCGCGATGAAAAAGCCTTTTTATCAGCTGCAGCAGAAGCAGGACCTGATCCGCCAGTTTACCCCGAACTGGTTTACCGTCACGATGGGCACCGGCGTTGCGGCTCTGGTGCTGGCGGAGCTTCCCTTCGCCAATGGCGCGCTTTGGCAAATCGGCGCGGCGGTATGGCACTTCAATATCGGCTTATTCGCAGTATTTTCTGCGCTGTATGCTTTGCGCTGGCTGCTTTATCCGGATGAAGCCCGGCAGATTTTTAGCCATCCTGCGATGAGCCTGTTTCTCGGCGCCATTCCGATGGGCCTGGCGACCATTCTGAACGGCTTGCTGAAATTTGGCGCGGTGCTGTACGGCGATATTGCGGTTCAGATTGCCCAGCTGCTGTGGTATGCCGATGCGGCTTTAGCGCTGCTGATTGCTTGGTGCGTGCCGTTTTTCATGTACAGCCGCCAGCGGCATGAGCTGAAAAGCATGACGGCGGTGTGGCTGCTGCCGATTGTGGCCTGCGAAGTGGCGGCGGCTTCCGGCGGGCTGCTGCTGGGGCATATGGATGCCGGCCCGCATGCCGCGGGCATCCTGCTGGGCAGCTATGTGCTTTGGGGAATTTCGGTGCTGCCGGCCTTTGCGGTATTGACTATTTTGATGCTGCGCCTGGCGCTGCATCAGCTGCCGCCGAAGGAAATGGCCATCAGCAGCTGGCTGGCATTGGGCCCGGTCGGCACCGGGGCTTTGGCGCTGCTGGCGCTGGGGCAGCATGCGCCGCAGGTTTTGGCGGCCATTCGCCTGCAGGCTTTGGGTGAGCTGTTTCAGCATGCGGGCATCTTCGCGGCTTTGCTGCTGCTGGGCTTTGGCCTGTGGTGGCTGGGCATTGCGGTTTTAAGCACCTTATCCCAGCTGAAAGGCCTGCCGTTTAATTTAGGCTGGTGGGGCCTAACGTTTCCCCTTGGCGTGTTCACGCTGGCCATGCTGAATCTTGGGCAGCAGCTTCAGATCGGATTTTTCTGCAGCGCCGCCTATGCGCTGGGCGCGGTGCTGATTGGGCTGTGGCTGATGGTGGCCTATCAGACCGCAAAAGGCTGCTACCGCGGCAGCCTGTTTTTCTCGCCGTGCCTGAAAGCCTATTTGGAGCAGCGCAGCAGCTGAAGGGCGCGCATGCCCGGATTGGGGCGGCCGGCGGTAAGGCGCAGGATTTGCGCCTTGGGCTTTTTTGTTTTTTAATGGGAAAAAATTTTCTTGAGTGCTGATGATGCCGAATGCTCTTGCCTTAATGATGGCGCTGCCGAATGAATCAAAAGGCCTGTTTGAACAGGCGGGTGTGGAGGTGCATTACAGCGGCATCGGCAAAGTCAATGCCGCCTTTAAAGCCTTTGAAGTGATTCAGAAAACCGGATGCGCAACCCTGCTGAACCTGGGCACTGCCGGCAGTTCGCATTTTGATGCGCACAGCCTGATTGAAGTCACCCAGTTTGTGCAGCGCGACATGGAC is drawn from Acinetobacter sp. WCHAc010034 and contains these coding sequences:
- a CDS encoding autotransporter domain-containing protein; the encoded protein is MAKQACSSAAQQLSSSGLNLKPYLGASYNYLKLDGVKEDNLYGLTVSDVDAHEAKYHAGLRLDAALGNGVAVGGFAEYANKAGSGKPEVQIESNLAAGAKSTYQVETSQSDYAIYGLSFNYTHKNGQWNIFADVAGISDHSDSYQGQVGVKAAF
- a CDS encoding S8 family serine peptidase, with amino-acid sequence MNINKSAPSVLAIAVSLALAGCGGGGSSSGPDVSAPPANPGTGNGGTGNDGTAAAAPDPAVVDQGPAAKVKVGVIDSGANTHNATISDSVSKVLKFDYVSGAPSKVTDISSADAAAQEMAASHHGTFVSQVIAGNTAKGSTAGGALGIADIYAAQTTINAAGNSYAHVNFEAMRHLQEKFGVQLFNGSWGNTEDGLVDPLSQQFASEVVENGGLIVVAAGNEAKLASSDISQMPSYVDSLEQGFLTVVGLDEAHTDLYYYSANRTGSNACGHSASRWCLASDYVNGPYYDSDQGNQLFGGTSGAAPTVTAAAALVWSKYPWLSNDQVRQTILTTADYIDDGSGSKLFNDRFGWGILDAEQAVKGPAAFWRIFGNAFKADVDNSKPMYVFSNDIIGDAGLEKSGLGTLVLSGNNAYTGATDVVQGKLVITGSVAGNVNIGENGYLAGGGAAGKNVSNSGILSTGYGPFKIGGDYTQASTGTLQYTLNKHLDIAGKAGLDGALSVIASDSKYVSKGEHLVLNAGGGVAGRFSSVKNGAFLKTTGIAYGTNEVKVGVDHADATAAGTNSSAVTHASGEVLNHLLAQAEAQYQSGHTDSALVQYAGGLQALTTASEAQAVLNSGNGAVFAATPAVILQNQSLANSQIARRSHALNGSIKGGAWVSYAEMKKETEIPGLDTVKSETNSVSLGADAPISDNAAVGLYTSFYKESSDYSAAQSSNDLDLNTLGLYGTWTDHGLMYLSGHAHIGAGDGKFTRQVFDGNKFQTVKSSSDLLQSGVYGEAGLQLSSSAAQQLGP
- a CDS encoding NADPH-dependent FMN reductase, which produces MQIYIIVGSVREGRIAIKVARWVSSAIAGYGYAGIQPEIVDLKEWNLPFFAGAHPPATGIYDQPKQQQWADKIAQADAIIFISPEYNHGYSPALKNALDYIGKEWAGKPAAYIGYGATNGSRSIDQIRQVATQLGLVDSNAVLEIRDIFSRNSAEQFEPNSFDEKGLQAALKKLIKYAR
- a CDS encoding FKBP-type peptidyl-prolyl cis-trans isomerase, which encodes MTEFMNPNEETRIADGAKVELHFSVAIENGAEIDNTRSRAEPVSLVMGDGSLLPGFEKALFGLRAGDRRTVSLPPEDAFGPWNPENVQKFDTVKFEQRPAEGHMIEFEDKAKQSLYGVVKSVGDDITEVDFNHPLAGKNITFEVEIFKVTPAGQQGVKLM
- the lspA gene encoding signal peptidase II, which codes for MPNPQHKKGLFQFYPHNLVWVGLSIAAIILDQWTKWIASTHLNYADPVPVLPFLNWTLLHNYGAAFSFLSDAGGWQRYFFTSLAGLVSVIFVFWLMRMPKQIKVLPLAVALILGGAIGNLIDRVSLGYVVDFIHVYYQNHHFPAFNIADSAITLGTILLLIDTFFLEKQRIQRAEAQND
- the ileS gene encoding isoleucine--tRNA ligase, whose protein sequence is MSDKQTSENAVDYKATLNLPGTEFAMKANLAVREAKWLEEWYADNIYQQIRASRIGKKKYVLHDGPPYANGQIHLGHAVNKVLKDIIIKSRVMDGFDAPYVPGWDCHGLPIELKVEEKVGKVGVKVDASAFRKACREYAYTQVELQKKDFVRMGVFGDWDNPYLTMNFKQEADIVRSLGAIAKAGHIEPGLKPVNWCLDCGSALAEAEVEYEDKKSDAIDAGFTVADLADLSARLGVEVKDATDIVIWTTTPWTLPANQAVALHAEIEYQLVKARGEEKAAQNFILAKDLAESAAERYGFSSVEVLAEFAGAKLENLVLQHPLIAERQVPVILGEHVTAASGTGAVHTAPGHGVDDYKVGLQYNLKVDNPVGGNGVYLPTSPLFAGEHIYKANPQIIAALAESGKLWAHHPIKHSYPHCWRHKTPIIFRATPQWFISMDAQGLRQNALNAIENEISFVPDWGKNRIQSMIEGRPDWCISRQRTWGVPIPFFVHKDTNELHPRTPELIEEVAKLIEQEGIDGWYNRDASEFIGADAEHYNAVRDTLDVWFDSGTTHYAVLREREELTDPADLYLEGSDQHRGWFQSSLLTSIAINERAPYKGLLTHGFVVDEKGRKMSKSLGNIITPQDIIKDMGADGLRFWIASADYRYEMTAGKEIFSRASDGYRRIRNTLRFLLANLNGFKPSADALPADQLIALDQYILQRAAEVQKTIQQAYEDMNFHIVTNALTNFCINDLGGFYLDIIKDRQYTTKADSQARHSAQTALYHLVQAFVRWMAPILSFTAQEAWPLIPEQAGKYVFTAEWYDIPAASTANLISEADWQTLIAVKSAANKHIEAARSSKLVGSNLSAKVELWANAELKAVLDQLGDELRFVLITSQVLVNDFDGAQGEASDLEGLRVKVSAADGEKCARCWHVLPDVNTHLAHPGLCARCIINLPTGQGEERKYA
- the ribF gene encoding riboflavin biosynthesis protein RibF, whose product is MKLLRLNALAPDFQLPKTVATIGNFDGVHLGHQAMIAQLKRIAEEKQAKTLVMIFEPQPLEFFKGYDAPPRISSLREKVEYLAELGVDYIAVAKFDNYFRSLSAEEFAGLLKNKLNAFSLVLGDDFHFGKNRQGNSEFLRQYGFEVANLHTVEIDGGRVSSTRIRQTLQAGDLALAAKLLGRPYSITGRVQYGDQIGRTINFPTINVRLSRHRPCLHGIYGVEVMCETASLSDKAAAGNPAQPGIAGYQPSSLFGAGHVGTRPAIRQAHPEWRLEVHFPDVSANLYGLLMRVTFLSYLHGEKNYPSLDALKAGIDDDVAQLLEFRSRTPQFPF
- a CDS encoding TDT family transporter produces the protein MKKPFYQLQQKQDLIRQFTPNWFTVTMGTGVAALVLAELPFANGALWQIGAAVWHFNIGLFAVFSALYALRWLLYPDEARQIFSHPAMSLFLGAIPMGLATILNGLLKFGAVLYGDIAVQIAQLLWYADAALALLIAWCVPFFMYSRQRHELKSMTAVWLLPIVACEVAAASGGLLLGHMDAGPHAAGILLGSYVLWGISVLPAFAVLTILMLRLALHQLPPKEMAISSWLALGPVGTGALALLALGQHAPQVLAAIRLQALGELFQHAGIFAALLLLGFGLWWLGIAVLSTLSQLKGLPFNLGWWGLTFPLGVFTLAMLNLGQQLQIGFFCSAAYALGAVLIGLWLMVAYQTAKGCYRGSLFFSPCLKAYLEQRSS